Proteins from a genomic interval of Deltaproteobacteria bacterium:
- a CDS encoding ABC-ATPase domain-containing protein, with the protein MTEESSHLEKTLRRIDGRGYKTYKEIEGVYDFPGFRLFVDHVQGDPFAAPSRIRARVMRPVSGFGPETTASPSRQTALCDYLTRSFHHSCTRIARGERGTGKSGLITIDRPPQEILARTAMAVDDRLVEARFFMGLPAVGRKISGRHARAMFFEELPKIVQASLYARSLSMPAVMEHIETAEDAHTLRRIIADRGLVGFVGDGSLLPRASGIDPGPLKERLAVRFESPASLKTKVRLPNRGIVSGMGIPQGVTLIVGGGFHGKSTLLNALELGVYNHLPGDGREMTVSLEAAVKIRAADGRSVAGVDISPFIDNLPFKKDTNAFFTANASGSTSQAANISEAIETGAKVLLLDEDTSATNFMIRDRRMQMLVEKANEPITPFVDRVRQLYDDLGISTVLVMGGSGDYFQAADTVIRMNNYRPEDVTERAHDIAAENDTGRIAEGGEPFGALKKRIPLKQGFDPFSQHRRTKIAAPRRKEILFGRTRIDLGDLEQIVDSAQTRGLAHGMHRAVRHMDGQRTLREVVDCVLKDVAAGGLECLTPYLTGDIAAFRAFELAGAINRMRTLHVRQAP; encoded by the coding sequence ATGACCGAAGAGAGCTCCCATCTTGAAAAGACCCTCCGTCGCATCGACGGCAGAGGCTATAAAACCTACAAGGAAATCGAGGGGGTCTATGATTTTCCTGGCTTCAGGCTTTTTGTCGATCATGTCCAGGGCGATCCCTTCGCCGCCCCGTCGAGGATCCGCGCCCGCGTGATGCGTCCGGTTTCCGGCTTCGGTCCGGAAACCACCGCCAGTCCCAGCCGGCAAACCGCTCTTTGCGACTATCTTACCAGAAGCTTTCATCACAGCTGCACACGCATTGCCCGGGGCGAGCGGGGAACCGGCAAAAGCGGCCTGATCACCATCGACAGGCCCCCGCAGGAAATCCTGGCCCGTACCGCCATGGCCGTGGATGACCGGTTGGTGGAAGCGCGCTTCTTCATGGGCCTGCCGGCGGTCGGCAGGAAAATATCCGGGCGGCACGCACGGGCCATGTTTTTTGAGGAACTCCCCAAAATCGTGCAGGCATCGCTTTATGCCCGCAGCCTGAGCATGCCCGCGGTCATGGAGCACATCGAAACGGCCGAAGACGCACACACCCTCCGCCGGATCATTGCCGACAGGGGCCTGGTCGGCTTCGTGGGCGACGGATCCCTCCTGCCGCGGGCCAGCGGCATCGATCCCGGACCTCTGAAGGAACGTCTCGCCGTCCGCTTTGAATCGCCGGCAAGCCTTAAAACGAAAGTGCGCCTGCCCAACCGCGGCATTGTCAGCGGGATGGGCATTCCCCAAGGGGTTACCCTGATTGTCGGCGGCGGTTTTCACGGCAAGTCGACCCTGCTCAACGCCCTGGAACTGGGCGTTTACAACCACCTGCCCGGCGACGGTCGGGAAATGACGGTCAGCCTCGAAGCAGCCGTTAAAATCAGGGCCGCCGACGGTCGATCCGTGGCCGGCGTAGACATCTCGCCCTTTATCGACAATCTGCCGTTCAAGAAGGACACCAACGCCTTTTTCACCGCCAACGCCAGCGGCAGCACCTCCCAGGCCGCCAACATATCCGAGGCCATCGAAACGGGCGCGAAAGTCCTGCTCCTGGACGAGGACACCTCGGCCACCAACTTCATGATTCGCGACCGGCGCATGCAGATGCTGGTGGAGAAGGCCAACGAACCCATCACGCCCTTCGTGGACAGGGTGCGTCAACTCTACGATGATCTGGGCATTTCGACCGTGCTGGTGATGGGCGGGTCCGGGGATTACTTTCAGGCGGCCGACACCGTCATCCGCATGAACAACTACCGGCCCGAAGACGTCACCGAAAGAGCGCACGACATCGCCGCGGAAAACGACACCGGCCGCATCGCAGAAGGGGGCGAACCGTTCGGCGCGCTGAAAAAACGCATCCCCTTGAAACAGGGCTTCGACCCTTTTAGCCAGCACCGGCGAACCAAAATCGCCGCCCCCCGAAGAAAGGAAATCCTGTTTGGCCGCACCCGCATCGACCTGGGTGACCTGGAACAGATCGTCGACAGCGCCCAGACCCGGGGCCTGGCCCACGGCATGCACCGGGCCGTGCGTCACATGGACGGGCAGCGCACCCTCAGGGAGGTGGTCGATTGTGTGCTGAAGGACGTGGCCGCCGGGGGCCTGGAATGCCTGACACCCTATTTGACCGGGGATATCGCCGCCTTCAGGGCCTTCGAGCTCGCAGGGGCCATCAACCGCATGCGCACCCTTCACGTCCGGCAGGCGCCGTAA
- a CDS encoding B12-binding domain-containing radical SAM protein: MTARFLLVNPFYPISETPSPPLGLAFLAGALEAAGVDVEILDLVVFPYAKKRLQSILKRFDPQFVGFTAVTMNIENALSVLRDVKSLSPDIMTVMGGPHVTFCAEETMRAVPEIDFVVLGEGEETVVELVASPRRPESWSHIRGLVYRDGDGISSSGPRPFIQNIDTLPDPARHLVPLGRYRALGLPVSMTTSRGCPFKCIFCVGRKMVGGRVRYRNPLKVVDELAYLDRLDFSQINIADDLFTAAPRHCLSVCDEIIARGMDVRWTSFARVDTVSPEVLQRMKAAGCTAVSFGVETGNPEMLKRIKKGITLDQVVAAVEMCTDAGITPHASFILGLPGETRETIAETVAFGEKLKAMGVLYGFHLLAPFPGTAVRENCRNYDLKIESHDWNDYHANRAIVSTRGATREMLDKVVLDWEKNFDIWLDKIKTRRASGEADEEEAWPLTNLEHTVLLYDMMMKRVLENLGPVPGDMPDSARGEPTDSALEHLVERIQDFLEPSREEILNTLRHAVRGGYLRLTEKEGFKQWEWVNYL; encoded by the coding sequence ATGACCGCGCGATTCTTACTGGTAAACCCGTTTTACCCCATTTCGGAAACACCCTCCCCCCCCCTGGGCCTGGCATTTTTAGCAGGGGCCCTCGAGGCGGCCGGTGTCGATGTCGAAATTCTCGACCTGGTGGTATTCCCCTACGCTAAAAAGCGGTTGCAGTCGATACTGAAGCGATTCGACCCACAATTTGTCGGCTTTACCGCCGTGACCATGAATATCGAAAATGCCCTTTCCGTTCTCAGGGACGTCAAGTCACTCTCTCCCGACATCATGACCGTCATGGGCGGCCCGCATGTCACCTTCTGTGCCGAGGAAACCATGCGGGCGGTGCCGGAAATAGACTTCGTGGTTCTGGGTGAAGGCGAGGAAACCGTTGTCGAACTGGTTGCGTCCCCCCGGCGGCCGGAAAGCTGGTCGCACATCAGGGGACTGGTCTACCGGGACGGCGATGGAATCTCGTCGTCCGGGCCGCGGCCTTTCATCCAAAACATCGACACCCTTCCCGATCCGGCCCGCCATCTCGTTCCCCTTGGCCGCTACCGCGCCCTGGGACTGCCCGTCAGCATGACCACCAGTCGGGGCTGCCCTTTCAAGTGCATCTTCTGCGTCGGCCGTAAAATGGTGGGCGGCAGGGTAAGATACCGCAACCCCCTGAAGGTCGTGGACGAGCTGGCCTATCTCGACCGCCTCGATTTCAGCCAGATCAATATCGCCGACGACCTGTTCACTGCGGCCCCCAGGCACTGCCTGTCCGTATGTGATGAAATCATCGCCCGCGGAATGGATGTGCGCTGGACCTCGTTTGCCAGAGTGGACACGGTATCGCCGGAGGTTTTGCAGCGGATGAAGGCCGCCGGATGCACGGCCGTCAGTTTCGGGGTCGAGACGGGCAATCCGGAAATGCTCAAGAGGATTAAAAAGGGCATCACCCTGGATCAGGTGGTTGCCGCGGTTGAGATGTGCACGGATGCCGGCATCACCCCGCATGCCTCCTTTATTTTAGGGCTTCCCGGAGAAACGCGCGAAACCATCGCCGAAACCGTGGCCTTCGGCGAAAAACTGAAAGCCATGGGGGTCCTGTACGGCTTCCATCTCCTGGCACCGTTTCCGGGCACCGCGGTGCGGGAGAATTGCCGTAACTACGACCTCAAGATAGAAAGCCACGACTGGAACGACTACCACGCCAACCGGGCCATCGTCAGCACCAGGGGGGCCACCCGGGAAATGCTCGATAAAGTGGTTTTGGACTGGGAAAAGAACTTTGACATCTGGCTGGACAAAATAAAAACCAGAAGAGCCAGCGGAGAAGCAGATGAAGAAGAGGCCTGGCCCCTGACCAACCTGGAACACACCGTTTTGCTTTATGACATGATGATGAAGCGGGTGCTCGAAAACCTGGGTCCTGTTCCAGGGGATATGCCGGACAGTGCCCGGGGCGAGCCGACCGATTCGGCATTGGAACACCTGGTGGAACGCATCCAGGATTTCCTTGAGCCGTCCAGGGAAGAGATATTGAACACCCTGCGTCATGCCGTGCGAGGCGGATACCTGCGCCTGACGGAAAAAGAGGGGTTCAAGCAATGGGAGTGGGTGAATTACCTGTGA